The genomic segment CTATGTGGGTCATCCGTTCCTAGATGGTCAATCTCAACCAATGGAGAGGTATGAGTTTTTTGAAAAACATGGAATCTCTCATGATGCTATTATTGTTGCTCTAATGCCCGGAAGCCGTCAACAGGAGGTAAACCGGCACCTGAAGACAATGCTAAAAACGGTGGAGATACTTAACAAAGAGGCAGAAATTACTGTTATTGTTGGTAAAGCTCCGGGAGTTGAACTCCCAAAAAATATTCAGGGAAAAATCTTTGTCGAATCAGACATACCTGAAATGGCACTGAAATATGCATCACTGGGTATTGTGAGCTCAGGCACAATCTCACTGCTGGCAGCAATTTTCGGCATCCCAAGCGTAGTCATATACAAAATGAATCCTGTGACCTGGATGGTCGCAAAGGCGGTCACCCAGGTTCCTTATGTCTCCATGACAAACCTTATTGCAAAGGAGGAAGTGTTACCAGAATTATTACAGAACAGTGCTAGGCCTGAAAAAATATCCGACTATCTGAAAGAATGGCTCCAATCAGAGGTAATGAGAGAACGGACGGTGAACCAATTGGCTGAAGTTAAAGACTGTTTGGGTGGCCCGGGCGCTTCAAAGAAAGCGGCCCGACTCATTTTAGATTGTTTAGAAACGTCTTAGATTTATGTTAGGAGTTAGAATGTCTCTCTCAGCATTTTTTGGTTACTGGTTTTTGAAGTTTTTCTTCAGCGTCAACAGGCGGACCGTGTTGAACTGTGAACGGTTAATAGAGACAATATCCACTGGTAGGCCAGTATTAATATGCTGCTGGCACGGTCGTCTACTTTTCCCGGTCTTTCATTGGAACAGATTTCGTTACTATGCACTGGCGGGGTTGCACAAGGACGCTGAAATTATTTCTAGGATTGCGACGAAGCTTGGATGGAGAATGTTACGTGGATCAAGCAGTCGGGGTGGTACTAAGGCCTATATGAAAATGATGCGGGTTCTGAATGATGGAGGTAAACTGTTCATTACCCCTGATGGACCACGGGGGTTGGAATATGAAGTGAAGGAGGGTGCTGTAAAAAGTGCTTTTCTCTCAGGAGCTATTATGGTGGCTGTTTCTGGTCAGGCATCGTGGCGGTGGGAAATAAAAAACTGGGACACCTTCGTGATTCCAAAACCGTTTGGTCGTATAATACACGTTGTGGGGAACCCTTTGGACGTCCGCGACTTTGAGGATAGTGAGAGTTTTAAGGAAGCTATAACTGTAGAAATGACGAGAGTACAGGCTGAAGCTGATGCGTGGATTAAAAGATAAGTTTAGATATCTATTTTTCCCTGTAGCTCTTTTTTACTGGGGGCTCTCCTTCTGGCGAAACCTGTTCTATGTAACAGGATTCTTCGTAAGCCACCGATTACCTGTTCCTGTGGTTAGTGTTGGAAATATTACCCTTGGGGGGACAGGAAAAACTCCCACAGTTGTGACTGTTGCACACATGTTACAGAAGCTTGGAAAACATCCAGCAGTCATTAGTAGGGGTTATATGAGAGAGACAACGGGAACGGTGGTTGTGTCAAAGGGAGAAAAAGTTCTTGTGCCTTGGAATGAAGCGGGCGATGAAGCCCTTCTTATATCACAGCGTCTTCCATCCGTTCCTGTGATAGTAGATGAGGTGAGGTACCGGGGTGCTATTTTGGCGGTGGAGCATTTTGACTGTGATGTGATTGTTCTCGACGATGCTTTCCAGCACCGCGCTATAGAAAGAGATTTGGATATTGTGTTGATAAACAGTTGTGAGCCACCGGAACATTATAAAATGATACCTTATGGCAGGCTTCGGGAGCCGATTTGGTCCTTAAAACGAGCTGACTTGGTAATCTGGAGTAGAGCTGACCAGTCACAGCCTGCGCCAGTCATCAGAAAATGGGTTTATCAACGTTCAATGAAAAGTTTGAAAAGCAGACTTTCCGCGGGGAATATTGAAAATTTGAAAGATTTAAAGTTATTCGCTTATTGTGGTATTGGAGACCCACAGTCATTTCTTTTTCTTTTGAACCAGCTGAACCTGAAAGTGATCGAGTTCCAACCTTTTCCCGATCACTATGTTTACAAAGAAGCCGAAATATTACGGCTGAAAACAAAAGCAAAGAGCTTAGGTGCTGCCCATCTTGTTACAACAGAGAAAGACTGGGTGAAACTTACGGAGGATGAAAGAGAGGAGGGGTTCATTCGCTTTGTCCCGGTTGACACAGTCTTTCTGAATAGTGGAGAGACGGTCCTTGAGGAAACTTTGAAAAAGCTCTTTTAGTGGTCTAGTTCATGGCAGCCACGC from the Candidatus Neomarinimicrobiota bacterium genome contains:
- a CDS encoding lipid-A-disaccharide synthase — its product is MRMEKEILIIAGETSADQHGAALVNQLKASSKGMSFFGIGGEKLRMEGVQLVEHAGNMSVMGFVEVVSHYRRIRTVFNKVLSECEKKNPARAILIDYPGFNLRLAKELKKRNIPVTYYISPQLWAWKEKRIDVIRGCVEQMLCIFPFEEDWYHQRGIKAVYVGHPFLDGQSQPMERYEFFEKHGISHDAIIVALMPGSRQQEVNRHLKTMLKTVEILNKEAEITVIVGKAPGVELPKNIQGKIFVESDIPEMALKYASLGIVSSGTISLLAAIFGIPSVVIYKMNPVTWMVAKAVTQVPYVSMTNLIAKEEVLPELLQNSARPEKISDYLKEWLQSEVMRERTVNQLAEVKDCLGGPGASKKAARLILDCLETS
- a CDS encoding DUF374 domain-containing protein, whose protein sequence is MLGVRMSLSAFFGYWFLKFFFSVNRRTVLNCERLIETISTGRPVLICCWHGRLLFPVFHWNRFRYYALAGLHKDAEIISRIATKLGWRMLRGSSSRGGTKAYMKMMRVLNDGGKLFITPDGPRGLEYEVKEGAVKSAFLSGAIMVAVSGQASWRWEIKNWDTFVIPKPFGRIIHVVGNPLDVRDFEDSESFKEAITVEMTRVQAEADAWIKR
- the lpxK gene encoding tetraacyldisaccharide 4'-kinase, with product MRGLKDKFRYLFFPVALFYWGLSFWRNLFYVTGFFVSHRLPVPVVSVGNITLGGTGKTPTVVTVAHMLQKLGKHPAVISRGYMRETTGTVVVSKGEKVLVPWNEAGDEALLISQRLPSVPVIVDEVRYRGAILAVEHFDCDVIVLDDAFQHRAIERDLDIVLINSCEPPEHYKMIPYGRLREPIWSLKRADLVIWSRADQSQPAPVIRKWVYQRSMKSLKSRLSAGNIENLKDLKLFAYCGIGDPQSFLFLLNQLNLKVIEFQPFPDHYVYKEAEILRLKTKAKSLGAAHLVTTEKDWVKLTEDEREEGFIRFVPVDTVFLNSGETVLEETLKKLF